The Peptacetobacter hiranonis DNA window AGTTGAGTACAGAGTTATATTTTTAAAAGATAAAAATAATGGCAGTTTATAAAATGGATATAAGAAGTATCAAAGGTTAATCTATTGGTGGTATTTTTTAAAATATAGATAGTGATGAATATAGAATTTTTTCTAAAAGAGTGATAAATGTAAAATAAAAGAGTGTTCAAGAGAAATGAAAACGACTATCTGCAGAGCTTTTTTTCCTATGAGCATTATGCTTGTAAAGCTAATGCTTATATAGGAAAAAGCTCGAAGCCAGGAGTCGAATTCTCTTGAACACTCTTTTTTAAGTTTACTTACTTTTAGAAAAAATTCTATATTCGTCTAGAGTTTAAAATAAGGCCATAAATATTCCAATAGCTCCAAATATGAATACTATAGCTATTGATCCAACTTTTTCTTTCTTTAATAAATATAACGCAACTAAGAATGCGATTATATCATATGCCCCCCAAGTAATTTCTTTACCAGAAGACACAGCAGCTGCAAGTATAAAACCTAGAGTTATAGGTCTTAATACTGTAAGCAAGTTTTCTACCTTTTTATTGTCCTTAAACTTATCCAATAAATGAGAGATAATTGTAAGTCCAACAAGTGAGAATATTACAACACCAACAGATGCAGCAAGTGATCCCCAGAAACCTGCAGTTTTAAAACCGACAAATGTAGCACTGTTTATCGCTATTGGCCCAGGAGTTGACTGAGATATTGCAAGCAAGTCTAAAAATTCCTGGTTAGTTATGAAGTGGTATTTATTGATAAATTCCTGCTGTATAAATGGAAGCATCGCATAGCCACCACCAAAACTGAATGCCCCAATCTTTAAGAATATTAGGAAAAGAAGTATTATTTTAGACATAAGCTATATACACCTCCTAATAGTATTAAATATATTGGACTTATATTTAAGAATGCTACAGCCACAAAAGAAACTACTAAGAAAATAATATTTCTTTTAGTTTTTGGAAGTTTTTCTAGCATTTTTATGAATGAGTATAATATAAGTGCTATAACAACTGGGTTGACTCCTCTAAAGAAACCGTCGAGTATTTTAGATGATGAGTTGGCAAAGTATAAATATGCTAAGGCTATAACTATACAGAATGAAG harbors:
- a CDS encoding chromate transporter, with the translated sequence MSKIILLFLIFLKIGAFSFGGGYAMLPFIQQEFINKYHFITNQEFLDLLAISQSTPGPIAINSATFVGFKTAGFWGSLAASVGVVIFSLVGLTIISHLLDKFKDNKKVENLLTVLRPITLGFILAAAVSSGKEITWGAYDIIAFLVALYLLKKEKVGSIAIVFIFGAIGIFMALF
- a CDS encoding chromate transporter; the protein is MLKLFLTFFKIGAFTFGGGYAMVPLIQDELVKKQKLVSEEEFLDYLSIAQSYPGVLAANISILLGYRINGIKGVLVCLLGATMPSFCIVIALAYLYFANSSSKILDGFFRGVNPVVIALILYSFIKMLEKLPKTKRNIIFLVVSFVAVAFLNISPIYLILLGGVYSLCLK